The DNA region AGACCGGATTGTCGGACTCTACCGGCTTGCCTGAAGAATCGAGGAGCCTCACCCGAGGCCCATCAAGCTTACACGATATTCCCTGGTAGAAGAACCTCCTGACACCCCCGAGCCGGGGCGAAGAGTACTCGGCCGCGCATTGGGGGCACATGGGGAAGGAGACCCAGCTGGTGTTTTCCCTATCGTAGGGAAGGCGTCTCATCACTGAGAAGCGGGGGCCGCAGAAGCTGCAAGAGTTGAAATAGTACCCGCGCCTCCTCTCATCCCCCTCGAGGACTTCTCTCAGACACTCTTCGCAGATGGCGAGATCCGGGGGCACGTTAGAAGGCGTCCGGGCCTCCACGTCGCTTTTCAAGATCTCGAACGATCTACGGCCTTGGGGCTCGGCTTCCTGCACTATGAGCTCCTCCAGCACTATGGCCCTAGGCCTGCTGTTCCAAAGCGCCTCGACGAACTTCGCGGCCCTCTCGCCCTCCACGAAGATCTCCACCTCGCCTCCTCCCATGTTCTTGACGTATCCTGCGACTCCTAGCGAGTCCGCCAACATCTTCACGTAAGGGCGAAAGCCCACCCCTTGCACTATGCCCACCGCGTATATCTTGAATGCCCTCACGATGATGACTCGGCCCCGTATTAAGTATTTGTCCCCGTGTTACGGTAACACAGACTTAAACATAAAATATAGAGAGAAACATCAGAGTCATGGCCTCCAGGCGCCCGCTGGTGAAGGCGTTCGCAGAGAAGGCCGTCCCGCTGGCGGAAGGTCTGAGGATCGTTGACTACTGCCTATGTCTCAAGGGCGGATACGTCGTGGTCGAGGGGCCTAAGGGGAAGGCCTTGGGGTTCGCCCACATACCCCACGAGGATCTCCACGATTTGGGCGAAGTGAGGCGGCCCCGGCTGGAGGAGATGCCGGAGTTCGTGACGGACCTAAACCCGCTCAACAGAGTGCTAGGAGTGGCCATGATGAACGCCGTTTCGCAGTACCACCTAGACGCAACGCCTGGCTTAGTCGACCCTTACCTCGAGGAGGAGCCCATATGCCTCGTGGGCAACATGGGGCCGTTGGCGGAGAAGCTCAGAAGAGA from Pyrobaculum arsenaticum DSM 13514 includes:
- a CDS encoding Rossmann-like domain-containing protein → MASRRPLVKAFAEKAVPLAEGLRIVDYCLCLKGGYVVVEGPKGKALGFAHIPHEDLHDLGEVRRPRLEEMPEFVTDLNPLNRVLGVAMMNAVSQYHLDATPGLVDPYLEEEPICLVGNMGPLAEKLRREGKEVWVFERSRELRWRAYSDVEEELLLPRCRTLVITGMTLLNFTLDRVLELSQGLNILTGPTAGVHPALVKGSRVHVLASMKFKIEVAVNHLKRGGYISLAIHSDLGVPYVVDLRNT